A genomic region of Leptotrichia hofstadii contains the following coding sequences:
- a CDS encoding metallophosphoesterase, producing the protein MKGKSWILNVLYIFLTIIIVFLIDSHYEYKQIKIKMIEIKSKDVPKEFDGKRVLFVADFQYDTMARYNRKQQKKAIELINAQKKDMILLGGDYATWEKNIPKFYEDAKDIRIPELGVYAIYGNHEYPGAEETAENMKKLGFNLLVNENRKITINNENIYIAGVTDLWHGKPDAKKTLEGLKKEDFVLFLTHNPEYFEEMTENEKEKADMTLAGHTHAGQVTFFGKIIMSAIKDKKKYGYGMKEYNNHKIYITSGLGGAFLEMFIRFFAQPEIVIFELKRI; encoded by the coding sequence ATGAAAGGAAAAAGTTGGATTCTTAATGTTTTGTATATTTTTTTAACAATAATTATTGTGTTTTTGATTGATTCACATTATGAATATAAACAAATAAAAATTAAAATGATTGAGATAAAGTCTAAGGATGTGCCAAAGGAGTTTGATGGCAAGAGAGTGCTGTTTGTGGCTGATTTTCAGTATGATACGATGGCACGGTATAATAGAAAACAGCAGAAAAAGGCGATTGAGCTGATTAATGCACAGAAGAAGGATATGATACTTCTGGGGGGAGATTATGCGACTTGGGAGAAAAATATTCCTAAGTTTTATGAGGATGCGAAGGATATAAGGATTCCAGAACTTGGAGTGTATGCGATTTATGGGAATCATGAGTATCCAGGAGCAGAAGAAACGGCTGAAAATATGAAAAAACTTGGATTTAATCTGCTCGTAAATGAAAATAGGAAAATAACAATAAATAATGAAAATATATATATTGCTGGAGTAACAGACTTGTGGCATGGAAAGCCTGATGCGAAAAAGACTCTTGAAGGATTGAAAAAAGAGGACTTTGTATTATTTTTGACTCACAATCCAGAATATTTTGAGGAAATGACAGAGAATGAGAAGGAAAAAGCGGATATGACACTTGCTGGACATACACATGCAGGACAGGTTACTTTCTTTGGAAAAATTATTATGTCGGCTATAAAGGATAAGAAGAAATATGGCTATGGAATGAAGGAATATAATAACCATAAAATATACATTACCTCGGGATTAGGAGGGGCTTTCCTTGAGATGTTTATTAGATTTTTTGCACAGCCTGAGATTGTGATTTTTGAGTTGAAGAGAATTTAG
- a CDS encoding DUF4272 domain-containing protein: MGIFDFFKKNKEEEIPLRIAKDFYFHSVVGKNGDGIARKIVEYFGDKVEEAVDMHKNFVDEDVLSYFEGEDTEKEFPIQDWTRIFRIKLKDGTEINGEIDDSEMAAKYGAGLAEHFSDVNIKDENLKQMLLTQIAFFNCKTKLMATFDFYKSGKKKNEKVKLLDFILGAGKSFDGYPLFSTETLYSPDKKVFVSKKIGTEFKEFTPFIPKELIDNFEMTDEDNARMARSIEKIEADGLPYLENMHTSISEARAVIPDKELIIKRAAAIQMTGIASELYNEMQENAKEKIKEFLEIFEKQYGIKEVLTNEEKNYLEKYADDVRINSEYNWRYECPPVLLWALSLQELTDLSTICNVKGTIEYFMENDLETLMNKAELRSKDEIMDMLDYLYRLNWSAVELRIRPENHNNKKFPYDESIIHFRRLALEWLVQPEKSIEDVEAEMHT; encoded by the coding sequence ATGGGAATATTTGATTTTTTTAAAAAGAATAAGGAAGAAGAAATTCCTTTAAGGATAGCTAAAGATTTTTATTTTCATTCAGTTGTTGGAAAAAATGGGGATGGAATTGCACGAAAAATTGTTGAGTATTTTGGAGATAAAGTGGAAGAAGCGGTTGATATGCATAAAAATTTCGTGGATGAAGATGTTCTATCATATTTTGAAGGGGAAGACACTGAAAAAGAGTTCCCAATACAAGACTGGACACGAATTTTTAGAATAAAATTAAAAGATGGTACCGAAATCAACGGGGAAATTGATGATAGTGAAATGGCTGCAAAATATGGCGCTGGGCTTGCAGAACATTTTTCAGATGTGAATATAAAAGATGAAAATTTGAAGCAGATGTTATTGACTCAAATTGCATTTTTCAATTGCAAAACAAAATTAATGGCAACTTTTGATTTTTACAAAAGTGGAAAAAAGAAAAACGAAAAGGTAAAATTATTGGATTTTATTTTGGGAGCAGGAAAAAGTTTTGATGGTTATCCGTTATTTAGTACAGAAACTCTATATTCGCCTGATAAAAAAGTATTTGTTTCAAAAAAGATAGGAACAGAATTTAAAGAGTTTACGCCGTTTATTCCTAAAGAATTAATTGACAATTTTGAAATGACAGATGAAGATAATGCTAGAATGGCTAGAAGTATTGAAAAAATAGAGGCTGATGGATTGCCATATCTTGAGAATATGCATACAAGTATTTCGGAGGCGAGAGCTGTTATTCCTGATAAAGAATTGATTATAAAAAGAGCAGCTGCAATACAGATGACAGGAATTGCATCAGAACTTTATAATGAAATGCAGGAAAATGCCAAAGAAAAAATCAAAGAGTTTTTGGAAATCTTTGAAAAGCAATACGGGATTAAAGAAGTTTTGACTAATGAAGAAAAAAATTATCTTGAAAAATACGCAGATGATGTAAGAATAAATTCAGAATATAATTGGCGTTATGAATGTCCACCAGTACTGCTATGGGCTTTATCATTACAAGAATTAACAGATTTGAGTACAATTTGCAATGTTAAGGGAACAATAGAATATTTTATGGAAAATGATTTAGAAACGTTGATGAATAAAGCAGAATTACGTTCAAAAGATGAAATAATGGATATGCTTGATTATTTGTACAGACTTAACTGGAGTGCAGTGGAACTGAGAATACGTCCTGAAAATCATAATAACAAGAAATTCCCTTATGATGAAAGTATTATTCATTTCAGAAGATTGGCACTAGAATGGCTTGTACAGCCTGAAAAAAGTATTGAGGATGTTGAAGCGGAGATGCACACTTAG
- a CDS encoding RidA family protein encodes MRKNISGNSPWEDTVGYSRAVRIGNIFEIAGTTAVKDGKPYAAGNAYEQTKYILENIKKVLEKEGLGLKNVIRTRMFVTDISKWEEYGKAHGEFFSDIKPVATMVEVSSLIDKELMIEIEVSAVVD; translated from the coding sequence ATGAGAAAAAATATAAGCGGAAATTCTCCATGGGAGGACACTGTAGGATATTCGAGAGCAGTAAGGATAGGAAATATTTTTGAAATAGCAGGAACAACAGCTGTCAAGGATGGAAAGCCTTATGCAGCAGGAAATGCCTATGAACAGACAAAATATATTCTTGAAAATATAAAAAAGGTTCTTGAAAAGGAAGGATTGGGGTTAAAAAATGTTATTAGAACAAGAATGTTTGTTACAGATATTTCAAAATGGGAAGAATATGGAAAAGCACATGGAGAATTTTTTAGCGACATTAAACCAGTTGCAACAATGGTAGAGGTGTCTTCATTAATTGATAAGGAATTGATGATAGAAATAGAAGTAAGTGCAGTTGTTGATTAA
- a CDS encoding metallophosphoesterase, giving the protein MITKKTVFSVLGILAIFFIICLIYAHYEYTQLKVRTIEIASKDIPKEFDGKKIVFAADFQLDTYARFNQKQLDRIIDLINKQEKDIIILGGDYTNWTGKIPRFYKGMEKLEKPKYGIYAVLGNHDYNSVEKNMAGLKSLGYKVLVNENDKITVNNQSIYISAVDDLLKGKPDAKKALNGIKKDDFNIFITHNPDYFEEITNEQKERSDMTLAGHTHGGQITLFGLILWAEIKHPWKYGYGLKEYDGHKIYTTSGVGGGAFEMFIRFFAQPEIVVLKLKKIN; this is encoded by the coding sequence ATGATAACTAAAAAAACAGTATTTTCAGTTTTAGGAATTTTAGCAATATTTTTTATAATCTGCTTAATTTATGCACATTATGAATATACACAGCTCAAGGTGAGAACAATAGAAATTGCTTCAAAAGATATTCCAAAAGAATTTGATGGGAAGAAAATTGTGTTTGCGGCGGATTTTCAGCTGGATACTTATGCGAGATTTAATCAGAAGCAGCTTGACAGGATTATTGATTTGATAAACAAGCAGGAAAAGGATATTATAATTCTGGGTGGTGACTATACTAACTGGACTGGTAAAATTCCACGATTTTACAAAGGAATGGAAAAGTTGGAAAAGCCTAAATATGGAATTTATGCAGTTTTGGGAAATCATGATTATAATTCTGTGGAAAAAAATATGGCTGGACTGAAAAGCCTTGGGTACAAAGTGCTGGTAAATGAAAATGACAAAATAACAGTAAATAACCAGAGTATCTACATTTCAGCAGTTGACGATTTACTAAAAGGGAAACCTGATGCAAAGAAGGCGCTTAATGGTATAAAAAAAGATGATTTTAATATCTTCATAACACATAATCCTGATTATTTTGAAGAAATAACAAACGAACAGAAGGAAAGGTCAGATATGACTTTGGCAGGGCATACTCATGGTGGACAGATAACATTGTTCGGATTGATATTATGGGCGGAAATTAAGCATCCGTGGAAATATGGGTATGGCTTGAAGGAATATGACGGACATAAAATTTATACTACTTCAGGTGTTGGTGGCGGAGCTTTTGAAATGTTTATAAGATTTTTTGCACAGCCTGAAATTGTGGTGCTAAAATTAAAAAAAATAAATTAA
- a CDS encoding FUSC family protein, which yields MDIMLEDLNKEYNLRYVKEKLGGVGSVEALEGFMDGFYVSIQEFSKKYRIKINVDKEIDQERLTKLFNRLKTDIYDFKEAKFEKSYIELTVKNSERDIKQAIETAINFLTKEESKSKCAFCGKNESKISYTTLLKSDYSEGFHLCENCVKEIENEWKKEKEEKQKVQMNFVKGFLGSLIGALIMGVSWIIVGMFGKLAIFTIILISAGAVGGFTVLGKKINSLGIAAICVSTVIGIWFSHLMLFSIKSKMGIFEVLSDRILVNRLLITGDMITAVVLGIGMSIFGARMSSKELEGVYEIKRF from the coding sequence ATGGATATTATGCTGGAGGATTTAAATAAAGAGTATAATCTTAGGTATGTAAAGGAGAAATTGGGCGGAGTTGGTAGCGTTGAAGCGCTTGAAGGCTTTATGGACGGATTTTATGTAAGTATTCAGGAATTTAGTAAAAAGTACAGAATAAAGATAAATGTTGATAAGGAAATCGATCAGGAAAGACTGACAAAACTATTTAATAGGTTAAAAACAGATATCTATGATTTTAAAGAGGCAAAATTTGAAAAAAGTTACATTGAGTTAACAGTAAAAAATTCTGAAAGAGATATAAAACAAGCAATTGAAACAGCAATAAATTTTTTGACAAAGGAAGAAAGCAAGAGCAAGTGTGCTTTTTGTGGAAAGAATGAAAGTAAAATATCATATACAACATTATTAAAATCTGATTATAGTGAAGGATTCCATTTGTGTGAAAACTGTGTTAAGGAGATCGAAAATGAATGGAAAAAAGAAAAAGAGGAAAAACAGAAAGTGCAAATGAATTTTGTTAAAGGATTTTTAGGATCCCTGATAGGAGCCTTGATTATGGGAGTATCGTGGATAATAGTCGGAATGTTTGGGAAATTGGCGATTTTTACAATAATTCTAATTTCAGCTGGTGCTGTGGGAGGATTTACAGTACTAGGTAAAAAAATTAATTCACTTGGAATAGCTGCAATATGTGTTTCAACTGTAATAGGTATCTGGTTTTCACATTTGATGCTTTTTTCAATAAAATCTAAAATGGGAATATTTGAAGTTCTTTCAGACAGAATTTTAGTTAACAGATTATTAATAACGGGAGATATGATAACAGCTGTTGTACTTGGTATTGGGATGTCAATATTTGGTGCAAGGATGTCTTCAAAGGAACTTGAAGGAGTATACGAAATAAAAAGATTTTAG
- a CDS encoding toxin-antitoxin system YwqK family antitoxin: MGFEKMEETLRVREDKMALKYFRIVKEGNVDVYFRKGKRYTGMVEMTTKDDVVTGTEKIVDGYKEGEWKFFYPNGKYLGLNVFFEGEKNGKIEKYYENGQLEFEGQYKNDRKIGEWKWFDESGNIIDTQTYDGTQIEKSDSVVVKKSGSGFLNILEIILRIIRVFR, translated from the coding sequence ATGGGATTTGAAAAGATGGAAGAAACGCTGAGAGTACGGGAAGATAAAATGGCATTAAAATATTTTCGCATTGTAAAAGAAGGAAATGTGGATGTTTATTTTAGAAAAGGGAAAAGGTACACAGGAATGGTTGAAATGACAACCAAAGATGATGTTGTTACTGGAACAGAAAAAATAGTTGACGGATATAAGGAAGGCGAGTGGAAGTTTTTTTATCCAAATGGAAAATATTTGGGTTTAAATGTATTTTTTGAAGGCGAAAAAAATGGTAAAATTGAGAAGTATTATGAAAATGGACAACTGGAATTTGAAGGGCAGTATAAAAACGACAGGAAAATTGGGGAATGGAAGTGGTTTGATGAAAGCGGAAATATTATTGATACCCAAACTTATGATGGAACTCAGATTGAAAAATCAGACAGTGTAGTTGTGAAAAAGAGTGGAAGTGGATTTTTGAACATATTGGAAATAATTTTGAGAATTATAAGGGTATTTAGATAA
- a CDS encoding DUF2262 domain-containing protein, with the protein MKNFGLTRESHYKSKINWARKLIDVDLSLEDYDNDEGINSSYLLLDILVKNSEKLAEEFKEKIIEEVKIDDFEKLDIKVLILYSTKFKFFYENGNNLISLSGRVKELFSLEEDKEDEYLEQIEESVKIEILEKNKDFIEDKILGLLIKDEDDLGYAGNIELPDGKKVNLCLNYDEEENTMEDLEKTIQNGRKVLENIKDLYKKIYDGYVEYTLEMAQDWWKDNGFDDDVLSYLDRFLDKESAEKMKNGELTEKAYRKMIYLTDISVDFEETLSVIAYDGEWIFGGHYIYLEGNIEGEFNYGDI; encoded by the coding sequence ATGAAAAATTTTGGATTGACAAGGGAAAGCCATTATAAAAGTAAGATTAATTGGGCTAGGAAATTAATTGATGTGGATTTGAGTCTGGAGGATTATGACAATGATGAAGGTATAAATTCAAGTTATTTATTATTAGATATTTTAGTAAAAAATAGTGAAAAATTGGCAGAAGAATTTAAAGAAAAAATAATTGAAGAAGTTAAAATTGATGATTTTGAAAAATTGGATATAAAAGTTTTAATTTTGTATAGTACGAAGTTTAAATTTTTTTATGAAAATGGAAATAATTTAATTTCTTTGTCAGGAAGAGTTAAGGAACTTTTTTCACTGGAAGAAGATAAGGAAGATGAATATTTAGAGCAGATTGAAGAAAGTGTCAAAATTGAAATTTTGGAAAAAAATAAAGATTTTATTGAAGATAAGATATTGGGATTACTTATAAAAGATGAAGATGACTTGGGATATGCAGGAAATATTGAATTGCCGGATGGGAAAAAGGTAAATTTGTGTCTGAACTATGATGAAGAAGAAAATACAATGGAAGATTTGGAAAAAACTATTCAAAATGGCAGAAAAGTATTGGAAAATATAAAAGATTTGTATAAAAAAATATATGATGGATACGTTGAATATACGCTAGAAATGGCACAGGACTGGTGGAAAGATAACGGTTTTGATGACGATGTGCTAAGTTATTTGGACAGATTTTTGGATAAAGAAAGTGCCGAAAAAATGAAAAATGGGGAATTAACGGAAAAGGCGTATAGAAAAATGATATATTTAACAGATATTTCCGTTGATTTTGAAGAAACTTTATCTGTGATAGCTTATGACGGAGAATGGATTTTTGGAGGACATTATATTTATTTGGAAGGGAATATTGAAGGAGAATTTAATTACGGAGATATTTAG
- a CDS encoding YwqG family protein — translation MEEKELKISAKDIFKEIEKKYQETAKEMMVADASVNASKEIKITDSKIEGIPYIPKGRKIPTNSKGQQFMFLAQINCEDLKGLEDFPQEGILQFWILGEDLLGLDFDDYTNRDGFDVIYYEKIEDYYSEDEFKEMYNPYKFDLKYMETLIASEPCKMKFSLEKQKESFNYELLDNLFKEVLEEESLGFNEKDKLYEEVEKLYDDEFYEEIVGTKCNGFPYFTQWEPRDDKQMKEYDTSLFQIDSGKEVMIGDSGVMHFFINREKLKNKDFSDVFYHWDCY, via the coding sequence ATGGAAGAGAAAGAATTAAAAATTTCAGCAAAAGATATTTTTAAGGAAATAGAGAAAAAATATCAGGAAACGGCAAAAGAAATGATGGTTGCAGATGCTTCGGTCAATGCTTCAAAAGAAATAAAAATAACGGATAGCAAAATTGAAGGGATTCCGTATATTCCAAAAGGGAGAAAAATTCCAACAAATTCAAAAGGACAACAATTTATGTTCCTTGCACAGATAAATTGTGAGGATTTGAAGGGGCTTGAAGATTTCCCGCAGGAAGGGATTTTGCAGTTTTGGATTTTGGGAGAAGATTTGCTGGGATTGGATTTTGATGATTATACAAATCGAGATGGATTTGATGTGATTTATTATGAAAAAATTGAAGATTACTATTCGGAAGATGAGTTTAAGGAAATGTACAATCCTTATAAATTTGATTTAAAGTATATGGAAACTTTAATAGCAAGTGAACCTTGTAAAATGAAATTTTCTTTGGAAAAACAGAAAGAAAGTTTTAATTATGAACTTTTAGATAACTTGTTTAAAGAAGTGCTGGAAGAAGAAAGTTTAGGATTTAATGAAAAAGATAAATTATACGAAGAAGTAGAAAAATTATACGATGACGAATTCTATGAAGAAATTGTTGGGACAAAATGCAATGGATTTCCATATTTTACTCAATGGGAACCAAGAGATGATAAGCAGATGAAAGAGTACGATACATCATTGTTTCAAATTGATAGTGGAAAAGAAGTTATGATTGGAGATAGTGGGGTAATGCACTTTTTTATTAATCGTGAAAAATTGAAAAACAAAGATTTTTCAGATGTTTTTTATCATTGGGACTGCTATTAA
- a CDS encoding Fic family protein: MDIKNINYEYFLDLSVRMTYHSNAIEGNTLTLNETATIILDSIIPDSKSVREIFEVLNHKRAIDYMISELENDKKLDIYVIKSINKEILDRLNDNAGNFKRNSNAIIGANFETSAPSQAPILTKNWIENLNYRLELCKNDDEKLLEILNSHIEFERIHPFSDGNGRTGRLIMMYLCFQEKITPFVIEKEDRALYMSYLREQNVDIIFEKVKELQKFEQKRIDKF; this comes from the coding sequence ATGGATATAAAAAATATAAATTATGAATATTTTTTAGATTTATCAGTAAGAATGACATATCATTCAAATGCCATTGAAGGAAATACATTGACATTGAATGAGACGGCTACAATTATTTTGGATAGCATAATACCAGATAGCAAGAGTGTTCGTGAAATTTTTGAAGTTTTGAATCATAAAAGGGCGATTGACTATATGATAAGTGAACTTGAAAATGATAAAAAACTTGATATTTACGTGATAAAGAGTATAAATAAGGAAATTTTGGATAGGTTAAATGATAATGCAGGAAATTTTAAAAGAAATAGTAATGCCATAATTGGTGCAAATTTTGAAACTTCTGCACCAAGTCAAGCACCAATCCTTACAAAAAATTGGATTGAAAATCTTAATTATAGACTTGAATTATGTAAAAATGATGATGAAAAATTATTGGAGATATTAAACTCTCATATAGAATTTGAACGAATTCATCCTTTTAGTGATGGAAATGGACGAACGGGAAGACTGATTATGATGTATCTGTGTTTTCAGGAAAAAATAACTCCATTTGTAATCGAAAAGGAAGATAGAGCCTTGTATATGAGTTATTTAAGGGAACAAAATGTAGATATTATTTTTGAAAAAGTAAAGGAATTACAGAAATTTGAACAAAAAAGAATAGATAAATTTTAA
- the leuC gene encoding 3-isopropylmalate dehydratase large subunit: MSEIKNEMKKPKTLFDKVWEKHVITGEPGEAQLLYIDLHLIHEVTSPQAFSGLRLAGRKVRRPDLTFGTMDHNTPTIMSQRMNIRDKISKAQLDALAVNCKEFGIELVDMFNENNGIVHMVGPEQGLTQPGKTVVCGDSHTATHGAFGAIAFGIGTSEVEHVLATQTIWQKKPKTMGIEITGKLQKGVYAKDIILHIIKTYGIGLGNGYAFEFFGDTIRGLSMEERMTICNMAIEGGGKSGIIAPDETTFNYVKGRRFAPKGEEFEKKVAEWKELYTDSVEAFDKHIKIDVTNLEPQVTWGTNPEMGINVTEKFPEIKDHNDEKAYEYMGLKPGQTPFDIPLKHVFIGSCTNGRLSDLEIVAKIVKGKKVAPNITAVVVPGSQVVKKAAEENGIAQILKDAGFEWREAGCSTCLGMNPDLIPAGEHCASTSNRNFEGRQGKGARTHLVSPAMAAAAAIYGKFVDVRELDEVK; encoded by the coding sequence ATGTCAGAAATAAAAAATGAAATGAAAAAACCAAAAACTTTGTTTGATAAAGTTTGGGAGAAACACGTAATTACAGGAGAGCCTGGAGAAGCACAATTGCTTTATATAGATTTACACTTAATTCACGAGGTTACTTCGCCACAGGCGTTTTCAGGATTGAGACTTGCTGGAAGAAAGGTTAGACGGCCTGACTTGACTTTTGGAACGATGGATCATAACACGCCTACTATAATGTCGCAAAGAATGAATATTAGAGATAAGATTTCTAAGGCACAGCTTGATGCTCTTGCTGTCAACTGTAAGGAATTTGGGATTGAACTTGTTGATATGTTTAATGAAAATAATGGAATTGTGCATATGGTAGGGCCTGAGCAAGGACTTACGCAACCTGGAAAAACTGTAGTTTGTGGGGATAGCCATACTGCGACTCATGGGGCATTTGGAGCGATTGCATTTGGAATAGGGACAAGTGAAGTTGAGCATGTTCTGGCAACACAGACAATTTGGCAAAAGAAACCTAAGACAATGGGAATTGAAATTACTGGAAAATTACAAAAGGGTGTATACGCAAAAGATATTATTTTACATATAATCAAGACTTATGGAATTGGACTTGGAAATGGATATGCCTTTGAATTTTTTGGAGATACGATAAGAGGGCTTTCGATGGAAGAAAGAATGACAATATGCAATATGGCGATTGAAGGTGGAGGAAAATCAGGAATTATCGCACCTGATGAAACTACATTTAATTATGTGAAAGGAAGAAGATTTGCACCAAAAGGTGAGGAATTTGAGAAAAAGGTGGCTGAATGGAAGGAATTGTATACAGATTCTGTAGAAGCCTTTGATAAGCATATAAAAATAGATGTTACAAATCTTGAGCCACAAGTTACCTGGGGAACAAATCCTGAAATGGGAATCAATGTTACTGAAAAATTTCCAGAAATCAAAGATCACAATGATGAAAAAGCATACGAATACATGGGCTTAAAACCAGGACAAACTCCATTTGACATACCTTTAAAGCACGTATTTATCGGATCTTGTACAAATGGAAGATTGAGCGACCTGGAAATTGTTGCAAAAATTGTAAAAGGAAAGAAAGTTGCGCCAAATATTACGGCAGTTGTAGTTCCTGGCTCACAAGTTGTTAAAAAAGCGGCTGAAGAAAATGGAATTGCACAAATCTTGAAAGATGCGGGATTTGAATGGAGAGAAGCTGGATGTTCAACTTGTCTTGGGATGAACCCTGACTTGATACCAGCTGGAGAGCATTGTGCCTCAACTTCTAACAGAAATTTTGAAGGACGGCAAGGAAAAGGTGCAAGAACACATTTGGTAAGTCCAGCGATGGCTGCTGCTGCTGCAATTTATGGGAAATTTGTGGATGTAAGGGAATTGGATGAGGTAAAATAA
- a CDS encoding glutathione S-transferase family protein produces the protein MKKITFYTNPYSRGVSVRWMLEECGAEYDVVPVHFGKEMKSEKYLSVNPMGKVPALKVDGKVIVETAAILTFLADMYPEKNLIPPVNSLERGEFYRWMFFALHLEYAFMDKFFDVPSSKKKRRSIGYGDYDTALNTLTEFLKDKKYAIGNRFTVLDLYLTGLLRWAIFAAGVLPKEGMLADYMKLHGTREANIKGQELDQELAKSMGLD, from the coding sequence ATGAAAAAGATAACTTTTTATACAAATCCATATTCAAGAGGAGTATCTGTAAGATGGATGTTAGAAGAATGTGGAGCAGAATATGATGTAGTACCTGTTCATTTCGGTAAAGAAATGAAATCTGAAAAATATCTTTCAGTAAATCCAATGGGAAAAGTACCAGCACTAAAAGTAGATGGAAAAGTAATTGTAGAAACAGCGGCAATTTTGACATTTTTAGCAGATATGTACCCTGAAAAAAACTTGATTCCACCAGTTAATTCTTTAGAAAGAGGAGAATTTTATCGTTGGATGTTTTTTGCACTTCATCTGGAGTATGCTTTCATGGATAAATTCTTTGATGTTCCGTCAAGTAAAAAGAAAAGAAGGAGCATAGGATATGGAGATTATGATACAGCTTTAAATACATTAACTGAATTTTTAAAAGATAAAAAATATGCAATAGGAAATAGATTTACTGTGCTAGATTTATATTTGACAGGATTATTGAGATGGGCGATATTTGCGGCTGGAGTTCTTCCAAAAGAGGGTATGCTCGCAGATTACATGAAACTGCACGGAACAAGAGAAGCTAATATAAAAGGACAGGAGCTAGATCAAGAATTAGCAAAATCAATGGGATTAGATTAA
- the leuD gene encoding 3-isopropylmalate dehydratase small subunit — protein sequence MKPFTKYEGTIVPIMNDNIDTDQLIPKQYLKSIEKTGFGQYVFDEWRYNEDRTDNMDFNLNKPEYKTGTILITGDNFGCGSSREHAAWALQDYGFHVIVAGGYSGIFYMNWLNNGHLPITLPEADRLELAKLPGDAKVVVDLENNKLTANGKDYFFELEESWKQRLLKGLDSIGLTLEHEDEIRKYEENLR from the coding sequence ATGAAACCATTTACAAAATATGAAGGAACAATCGTTCCAATAATGAATGACAATATTGATACGGATCAATTAATTCCAAAACAATATTTAAAAAGTATCGAAAAAACAGGATTTGGGCAATATGTGTTTGATGAGTGGAGATACAATGAGGACAGAACAGATAATATGGATTTTAATTTAAATAAGCCTGAATATAAGACAGGGACAATTTTGATTACAGGAGATAACTTTGGCTGTGGTTCGAGCAGGGAACATGCGGCTTGGGCATTGCAGGATTATGGATTTCATGTAATTGTTGCAGGAGGGTATTCAGGAATATTCTACATGAACTGGCTAAATAACGGACATTTGCCAATAACTTTGCCAGAAGCTGATAGACTGGAACTGGCTAAACTTCCTGGGGATGCTAAAGTGGTAGTTGATTTGGAAAATAACAAGCTGACTGCAAATGGAAAAGACTATTTCTTTGAACTGGAAGAAAGCTGGAAACAGAGGTTGCTTAAGGGGTTGGATTCGATTGGGCTGACATTGGAGCATGAGGATGAGATTAGGAAGTATGAGGAGAATCTTAGATAA
- a CDS encoding NUDIX hydrolase, which translates to MEYNCGFIEGNKWFRYRAAAIIVEEGCVLFAGNEIEDYFYSIGGAVHMGETAETAVKREVLEETGVEYEIDYLAVIHENFFNDDKGSHKGMDCHEIAMYFMMKPRGTRELNSESYVMGVKETMHWIPVEDINKYKAFPSFMKEYLQSGYNGIKHIITDQRV; encoded by the coding sequence ATGGAATACAATTGTGGTTTTATAGAAGGAAATAAGTGGTTTAGATACCGAGCGGCAGCAATCATTGTAGAAGAAGGATGTGTACTATTTGCCGGAAACGAAATAGAAGATTATTTCTATTCTATTGGTGGAGCCGTTCATATGGGTGAAACAGCAGAAACCGCCGTTAAGAGAGAAGTTCTTGAAGAAACAGGTGTTGAGTACGAAATAGATTATCTTGCTGTAATCCATGAGAATTTCTTTAATGACGATAAAGGTTCGCACAAAGGAATGGACTGTCACGAGATAGCTATGTACTTTATGATGAAGCCTAGAGGTACAAGAGAACTTAACAGTGAAAGCTATGTAATGGGAGTTAAAGAAACAATGCATTGGATTCCTGTTGAAGATATTAATAAATATAAGGCTTTCCCGTCGTTTATGAAAGAGTATCTGCAATCAGGATACAATGGAATTAAACATATTATAACTGATCAAAGAGTTTAA